A window of the Pleomorphomonas sp. T1.2MG-36 genome harbors these coding sequences:
- the prmC gene encoding peptide chain release factor N(5)-glutamine methyltransferase, translating to MNGLPTLATLLADARRRLTMAGVDTAAIDARLLVEAATGASRLDLLAAADRTVAAEAAARLDGWVDRRATGEPVGRILGATSFYGLDFALGPDTLEPRPDTETLVEVALAAVRTGLIAGASPDGTGLRLLDLGTGTGAIAVALLAKMPGASGIATDLAPGALDVARTNAARNGVGGRLDFALGDFFAAVNGSFDLVVSNPPYIASDVIAGLDREVRLHDPRLALDGGSDGLDAYRAILAGIDEHLAAGGLLAVEIGWDQGQAVAALFRAAGLMEIEVHRDLGGRDRVVSGRRNMQFD from the coding sequence ATGAACGGGCTCCCGACCCTCGCGACCCTGCTCGCCGACGCCCGTCGACGCCTGACGATGGCCGGCGTCGACACGGCGGCAATCGACGCCCGTCTGCTCGTCGAAGCGGCCACCGGTGCCAGCCGGCTCGACCTTCTCGCCGCCGCCGATCGCACCGTCGCGGCCGAGGCCGCCGCCCGTCTCGACGGCTGGGTGGACCGTCGCGCCACCGGTGAGCCGGTCGGCCGCATTCTCGGCGCCACGTCCTTCTACGGCCTCGACTTCGCGCTCGGTCCGGACACGCTGGAGCCGCGCCCCGACACCGAGACGCTGGTCGAAGTGGCGCTGGCCGCCGTCCGCACGGGCCTCATCGCCGGCGCTTCGCCCGATGGCACGGGCCTCCGCCTGCTCGACCTCGGCACCGGCACGGGCGCCATCGCCGTGGCGCTGCTCGCCAAGATGCCCGGAGCAAGCGGCATCGCCACGGATCTGGCGCCCGGCGCCCTGGATGTCGCCAGGACGAATGCCGCCCGCAACGGCGTCGGCGGCCGGTTGGATTTCGCCCTCGGCGATTTCTTCGCCGCGGTCAACGGCAGCTTCGATCTCGTCGTTTCCAACCCGCCGTATATCGCGAGCGACGTCATCGCCGGCCTCGACCGCGAAGTGCGTCTGCACGATCCCCGGCTCGCCCTCGACGGCGGCTCCGACGGGCTCGACGCCTACCGCGCGATTCTCGCCGGCATCGACGAGCATCTTGCCGCCGGGGGCTTGCTGGCCGTCGAGATCGGCTGGGATCAGGGCCAAGCAGTCGCGGCGTTATTCAGGGCGGCGGGACTGATGGAAATCGAAGTCCACCGCGACCTCGGCGGCCGCGACCGGGTGGTCTCGGGCCGGCGTAATATGCAATTTGACTGA
- a CDS encoding argininosuccinate synthase: MKKGEVKKVVLAYSGGLDTSIILKWLQTELGAEVVTFTADLGQGDGDLEPARKKAEMLGIKEIFIEDVREEFVRDFVFPMFRANAVYEGVYLLGTSIARPLISKHLIDIAKKTGADAIAHGATGKGNDQVRFELSAYALNPDIKIIAPWRDWSFKSRTDLLDFAEKHQIPIAKDKKGEAPFSVDANLLHSSSEGKVLEDPSQAAPEYVHMRTISPEDAPDKPTIITVGFEKGDAVSINGKRMSPAELLTALNKYGHDNGIGRLDLVENRFVGMKSRGVYETPGGTILLTAHRAIESITLDRGAAHLKDELMPRYAELIYYGFWFAPERYMLQALIDKSQENVEGEVTLKLYKGNVIVTGRSSPKTLYSSTLVTFEDDQGAYDQKDAAGFIKLNALRLRTLAKRDRG, translated from the coding sequence ATGAAAAAGGGCGAAGTCAAGAAAGTCGTGCTGGCCTATTCCGGTGGTCTCGACACGTCGATCATCCTCAAGTGGCTGCAGACCGAACTCGGCGCCGAAGTGGTCACCTTCACCGCCGATCTCGGCCAGGGCGACGGCGATCTCGAGCCGGCCCGCAAGAAGGCCGAGATGCTGGGCATCAAGGAGATCTTCATCGAGGACGTGCGCGAAGAGTTCGTCCGCGACTTCGTCTTCCCGATGTTTCGCGCCAACGCCGTCTACGAAGGCGTCTACCTGCTTGGCACGTCGATCGCCCGTCCGCTGATCTCCAAGCACCTGATCGACATCGCCAAGAAGACCGGCGCCGACGCCATCGCTCACGGCGCCACCGGCAAGGGCAACGACCAGGTGCGCTTCGAGCTCTCCGCCTACGCGCTCAATCCGGACATCAAGATCATCGCTCCCTGGCGCGACTGGTCGTTCAAGAGCCGCACGGATCTTCTCGACTTCGCCGAGAAGCACCAGATCCCGATCGCCAAGGACAAGAAGGGCGAGGCGCCCTTCTCGGTCGACGCTAACCTGTTGCACTCGTCCTCCGAGGGCAAGGTGCTGGAGGATCCGTCTCAGGCGGCGCCTGAGTACGTCCACATGCGCACGATCTCGCCCGAAGACGCGCCGGACAAGCCGACCATCATCACCGTCGGTTTCGAGAAGGGCGACGCGGTCTCGATCAACGGCAAGCGCATGAGCCCGGCCGAACTGCTGACCGCGCTCAACAAGTATGGCCACGACAACGGCATCGGCCGCCTCGATCTGGTCGAGAACCGCTTCGTCGGCATGAAGTCGCGCGGCGTCTACGAGACCCCCGGCGGCACCATCCTGCTGACCGCCCACCGGGCGATCGAAAGCATCACGCTCGACCGGGGCGCCGCCCACCTGAAGGACGAGCTGATGCCGCGTTACGCGGAGCTCATCTACTACGGCTTCTGGTTCGCCCCCGAGCGCTACATGCTGCAGGCGCTGATCGACAAGAGCCAGGAGAACGTCGAGGGCGAAGTGACGCTGAAGCTCTACAAGGGCAACGTCATCGTCACCGGCCGTTCGTCGCCGAAGACGCTCTATTCGTCGACGCTGGTCACCTTCGAGGACGACCAGGGCGCCTACGACCAGAAGGACGCCGCCGGCTTCATCAAGCTCAACGCGCTGCGCCTGCGCACGCTCGCCAAGCGCGATCGCGGCTGA
- a CDS encoding methyl-accepting chemotaxis protein produces MPKLRLKGFAIGSRFRIATKVFAFGLFSLLGLTVIGGLYMTQDINANAYRQSAASARINADLAGTLQTTMLQLRRSEIEFLFTGNERYSGLHGDLTRMTGSTIQQLETRIKATDPTKAGNVAEIRTGLEEYGSSFKAILDIKKQLGLYPQQGVNGALLKSSQAVADLFAANPSPELAALFATMRTQEKDFMLKSDPQAFTAFGKTSMDFTRALARSSLGADAKAALGKAMEQYTASVGQWVALQQKFLSIYEQLSNGYKTLEPQLDNLVSMIRSVDTAASTSEIRARRDARDQLMVVFGAIMAMTLVFGWLLARGIVKPIARITAAMKAIAAGDRDVVIPYADHRNEVGDMARTLDVFAKGLSETERLRAEQGENDRLAAERQLQERQALADAFQSTMGALADRFARSSAEVAEAARELSETADATSGRAQSVTGAAETAASNVQTVAAGTEELTASIREINVQVSKSAGVAEEAAAEASRTEAKVRALTDAAVRIGDVVNLIRAIAEQTNLLALNATIEAARAGDAGKGFAVVASEVKQLAAQTAKATDEIGSKIGEIQEATNETVTAIGRITSTISMIREVTASIAGAVEEQGAATDEIAQNTQRAAEGTQTVTGSIAGVGEAAELTGRASTHLMALSADLEHQSTDLQSEVGKFVDSLRAA; encoded by the coding sequence ATGCCAAAGCTCAGGCTCAAGGGATTCGCGATCGGATCGCGATTCCGCATCGCCACGAAGGTGTTCGCCTTCGGACTGTTCTCGCTCTTGGGCCTCACCGTGATCGGCGGGCTCTACATGACGCAGGACATCAACGCCAACGCCTATCGCCAAAGCGCCGCCAGCGCCCGCATCAACGCGGACCTTGCCGGTACGCTGCAAACCACCATGTTGCAGCTCCGCCGCTCCGAGATAGAGTTCCTGTTCACCGGCAATGAGCGCTACTCCGGCCTGCATGGCGACCTCACCCGCATGACCGGTTCGACCATCCAGCAGCTCGAAACGCGCATCAAGGCGACCGACCCGACCAAGGCGGGCAACGTTGCCGAGATCAGGACCGGCCTCGAGGAATACGGCTCTTCCTTCAAGGCGATCCTGGATATCAAGAAGCAGCTCGGTCTCTACCCGCAGCAGGGCGTCAACGGGGCGCTCCTGAAATCCAGCCAGGCGGTGGCCGATCTCTTCGCCGCCAATCCGTCGCCGGAACTCGCGGCGTTGTTCGCGACCATGCGAACCCAGGAAAAGGACTTCATGCTGAAAAGCGACCCGCAGGCTTTCACCGCCTTCGGCAAGACCTCCATGGACTTCACCCGGGCGCTGGCGCGCAGCTCGCTCGGCGCCGATGCCAAGGCCGCCCTCGGCAAGGCGATGGAGCAATACACCGCCAGCGTCGGCCAGTGGGTGGCGTTGCAGCAGAAGTTCCTCAGCATCTACGAGCAGCTGTCCAATGGCTACAAGACGCTGGAACCGCAGCTCGACAACCTGGTCTCGATGATTCGCAGCGTCGACACGGCCGCCTCCACCTCGGAGATCCGTGCTCGCCGCGACGCCCGGGACCAGTTGATGGTCGTCTTCGGCGCCATCATGGCGATGACGCTGGTGTTCGGCTGGCTGCTTGCCCGCGGCATCGTCAAGCCGATCGCCCGCATCACCGCCGCCATGAAGGCGATCGCCGCCGGCGACCGTGACGTGGTCATTCCCTATGCCGACCACCGCAACGAGGTCGGCGACATGGCGCGGACGCTCGACGTGTTCGCCAAGGGGCTGTCGGAAACCGAGCGGCTCCGGGCCGAGCAGGGAGAGAACGATCGCCTTGCCGCCGAGCGTCAGCTTCAGGAGCGGCAAGCGCTGGCCGATGCCTTCCAGTCGACCATGGGCGCGCTGGCCGATCGCTTCGCCCGCTCGTCGGCAGAAGTGGCGGAAGCCGCCCGCGAACTGTCCGAGACCGCCGACGCCACCTCCGGCCGGGCCCAGTCGGTGACCGGCGCCGCCGAGACCGCCGCGTCGAACGTGCAGACGGTGGCGGCCGGCACCGAGGAACTCACCGCGTCGATTCGCGAGATCAACGTGCAGGTCTCGAAATCGGCCGGCGTCGCCGAGGAAGCCGCAGCTGAAGCGTCCCGCACCGAGGCGAAGGTGCGGGCCCTGACCGACGCCGCCGTCCGCATCGGCGACGTGGTCAACCTCATCCGGGCCATCGCCGAACAAACCAACCTCCTCGCTCTCAACGCCACCATCGAGGCGGCGCGGGCCGGCGACGCCGGCAAGGGCTTCGCGGTCGTCGCCTCGGAAGTGAAGCAACTCGCCGCCCAGACGGCCAAGGCCACCGACGAGATCGGCTCCAAGATCGGCGAGATCCAGGAAGCGACCAACGAGACGGTGACGGCCATCGGCCGCATCACCTCGACCATCTCGATGATCCGCGAGGTCACCGCCTCGATCGCCGGGGCCGTCGAGGAACAGGGCGCGGCCACCGACGAGATCGCCCAGAACACCCAGCGGGCCGCCGAAGGCACGCAGACGGTGACCGGCTCCATCGCCGGCGTCGGCGAGGCCGCCGAACTGACCGGCCGTGCCTCGACCCACCTGATGGCGCTGTCGGCCGACCTGGAGCACCAGTCCACCGACCTTCAGAGCGAAGTGGGCAAGTTCGTCGACAGCCTGCGCGCGGCATAG
- a CDS encoding multidrug effflux MFS transporter: MQHAPMTERHVAAIGSLLIALGPVSLALYTPAMPELVTDFATTYPAVKATLAAYFAGFALAQLICGPLSDAYGRRPAALAFLALYALGSVGAVLAPTIHALTVARLVQGVGAAVGISVARAIVRDNFTGEQSSRVMNTIGIFLAIGPAIAPTLGSLAMLAFDWRAIFVLMVIYGGVLLVAVHRFLPETNRTPDPARARPSGLLRAYAALAGDSRFLFPALMMGLVFGGFYSLSSTLPFLLIDTAGLSPQAFGFGMLAQTGAYILGGIFTKALLKHVPARDLVLPGLVLATAGALTMTVSIALFPPCYLTVMAPVAVFAFALAMVTPDLTTRAMAAFPEKAGAAAALLGFAQMGSGFVDSGTVALIGSPPVAFATVIPTVTLAALLLGFVEREPG, translated from the coding sequence ATGCAGCATGCCCCGATGACCGAGCGCCACGTCGCGGCGATCGGCTCACTCCTCATCGCACTCGGGCCGGTTTCGCTTGCCCTCTACACGCCGGCCATGCCGGAGCTGGTCACCGACTTCGCCACGACCTATCCGGCGGTGAAGGCGACGCTCGCCGCCTATTTCGCGGGCTTCGCGCTGGCCCAGCTGATCTGCGGCCCCCTGTCCGACGCCTATGGCCGCCGCCCTGCCGCGCTGGCCTTCCTGGCGCTCTATGCGCTCGGCTCGGTCGGCGCCGTGCTGGCGCCCACCATTCACGCGCTGACGGTTGCCCGCCTCGTGCAAGGCGTCGGCGCCGCCGTGGGGATCTCGGTTGCCCGCGCCATCGTTCGCGACAACTTCACCGGCGAACAGTCGTCGCGGGTGATGAATACCATCGGCATCTTCCTTGCCATCGGCCCGGCCATAGCGCCAACGCTCGGCAGCCTCGCCATGCTGGCCTTCGACTGGCGAGCGATCTTCGTGCTGATGGTGATCTATGGCGGGGTTCTCCTCGTCGCCGTCCATCGCTTCCTGCCGGAGACCAACCGAACGCCCGATCCCGCTCGCGCCAGACCCTCGGGCCTCCTGCGCGCCTATGCCGCTCTGGCCGGCGACAGCCGCTTCCTGTTTCCGGCCCTCATGATGGGGCTGGTGTTCGGCGGCTTCTACTCGCTGAGTTCGACGCTGCCCTTCCTGCTGATCGACACCGCCGGCCTCAGCCCGCAGGCCTTCGGCTTCGGCATGCTGGCCCAAACCGGCGCCTACATCCTCGGCGGCATCTTTACAAAGGCACTGCTGAAGCACGTTCCGGCCCGCGATCTGGTGCTGCCCGGTCTCGTGCTCGCCACCGCCGGTGCGCTGACGATGACCGTGTCGATCGCCCTCTTTCCGCCGTGCTATCTGACCGTGATGGCACCGGTCGCCGTGTTCGCCTTCGCGCTGGCCATGGTGACGCCCGACCTGACCACCCGCGCCATGGCCGCCTTTCCCGAGAAAGCCGGGGCGGCCGCGGCCCTTCTCGGCTTTGCGCAGATGGGCAGCGGCTTCGTCGACTCCGGCACCGTGGCGCTGATCGGCTCGCCGCCGGTCGCCTTTGCCACGGTGATCCCGACCGTCACGCTCGCCGCGCTGCTGCTCGGGTTCGTCGAACGGGAACCCGGCTGA
- a CDS encoding LysE family translocator, which yields MPLSLLLSAFVAAFLYVVIPGPAFIALLGIGAGQGRGAGARFIVGHLAGDTLWTSLALIALVGAHVVGPMVFDLLGCICGAYLAFIGWRAFRAQPNGEGRAVMAVERPFRRGLIFGLTNPKGYPVALATFTALVGGVADTLSFSSLPALIAASFFGFLVADVVMIAIIGAGAVRRFYRAHELAIVRGSGLLFMGFAAQAFWHSAPGLLGFRRA from the coding sequence ATGCCGCTTTCGCTTCTTCTTTCGGCCTTCGTCGCCGCCTTTCTCTATGTCGTCATTCCCGGTCCGGCCTTCATCGCGCTCCTCGGCATCGGCGCCGGACAAGGGCGGGGCGCCGGCGCCCGCTTCATCGTCGGGCATCTGGCCGGCGACACCTTGTGGACCAGTCTTGCGCTGATAGCGCTGGTCGGCGCCCATGTCGTGGGGCCGATGGTGTTCGATCTGCTCGGCTGCATCTGCGGCGCCTATCTCGCCTTCATCGGCTGGCGGGCCTTCCGCGCCCAGCCGAATGGCGAGGGGCGGGCGGTGATGGCGGTCGAGCGGCCGTTCCGGCGCGGACTGATCTTCGGCCTCACCAATCCCAAGGGTTATCCGGTGGCGCTCGCCACCTTCACGGCGCTGGTCGGCGGCGTTGCCGACACGCTGTCCTTCTCGAGCCTGCCGGCACTCATCGCCGCATCTTTCTTCGGTTTCCTCGTCGCCGACGTGGTGATGATCGCCATCATCGGCGCCGGCGCGGTGCGCCGTTTCTACCGGGCGCACGAGCTCGCCATCGTCAGGGGCTCGGGGCTGCTGTTCATGGGCTTTGCCGCGCAGGCCTTCTGGCATTCCGCGCCGGGACTTCTGGGCTTCCGCCGTGCCTGA
- the typA gene encoding translational GTPase TypA: protein MQMRNIAIIAHVDHGKTTLVDELLKQSGTYRENQKVAERVMDSSDLEKERGITILAKATSVVWHGVRINIVDTPGHADFGGEVERILNMVDGAIVLVDAAEGPMPQTKFVVGKALKVGLKPIVAINKVDRQDARIHEVVDEVFDLFANLDATEEQLDFPILYGSGRNGWFSTSPEGNEAEGMTPLFDLVLRHVDPPHVEKDAAFRMIGTLLEANPFLGRVVTGRITSGSVKTNQTIKVLDQDGNVVDQGRVSKLLAFRGLERTAIDVGEAGDIVAIAGLTKGTVAETFCALEVTEPLHAQPIDPPTVTMTFLVNNSPLAGTEGDKVTSRMIRDRLLREAEGNVALKIEESTEKDSFFVSGRGELQLAVLIETMRREGFELAVSRPRVVFRKDEATGETLEPIEEVVIDVDEEYSSVVVQKMSERKADMVEMRPSGGNRLRLVFFAPTRGLIGYQSELLTDTRGTAVMNRLFHDYQPHKGELPGRRNGVLISNDIGEAVAYALWNLEDRGPMMIEPGWKVYQGMIVGEHTRENDLEVNVLKGKKLTNVRSAGKDEAVRLTPPIRMTLERALAWIQEDELVEVTPKSIRLRKTTLDPIERKRERSRDAAA, encoded by the coding sequence ATGCAAATGCGCAACATCGCCATCATCGCGCACGTCGACCATGGCAAGACGACCCTGGTCGACGAGCTTCTGAAGCAATCCGGCACCTATCGCGAAAACCAGAAGGTCGCCGAGCGCGTGATGGACTCCAGTGACCTCGAGAAGGAGCGCGGCATCACCATCCTTGCCAAGGCGACTTCGGTGGTCTGGCACGGCGTGCGGATCAACATCGTCGACACCCCCGGTCACGCCGATTTCGGCGGCGAAGTGGAGCGTATCCTCAATATGGTGGACGGCGCCATCGTGCTGGTCGACGCCGCCGAGGGGCCGATGCCGCAGACCAAGTTCGTGGTCGGCAAGGCGCTGAAGGTTGGCCTGAAGCCGATCGTCGCCATCAACAAGGTCGACCGCCAGGATGCCCGCATCCACGAGGTGGTGGACGAGGTGTTCGACCTGTTCGCCAACCTCGACGCCACCGAAGAGCAGCTCGACTTCCCGATCCTCTACGGTTCGGGCCGCAATGGCTGGTTCTCGACCTCGCCGGAAGGCAACGAAGCGGAAGGCATGACGCCGCTGTTCGATCTGGTGCTGCGTCACGTCGATCCGCCGCACGTCGAGAAGGACGCGGCGTTCCGCATGATCGGCACGCTGCTCGAAGCCAATCCCTTCCTCGGTCGCGTGGTTACCGGCCGCATCACCTCGGGTTCGGTGAAGACCAACCAGACGATCAAGGTGCTCGACCAGGACGGCAACGTCGTCGACCAGGGCCGCGTCTCCAAGCTTCTGGCCTTCCGCGGTCTCGAGCGCACCGCCATCGACGTCGGCGAGGCGGGCGACATCGTGGCGATCGCCGGCCTGACCAAGGGTACGGTGGCCGAAACCTTCTGTGCGCTCGAAGTGACCGAGCCGCTGCACGCCCAGCCGATCGATCCGCCGACCGTCACCATGACCTTCCTCGTCAACAACTCGCCGCTCGCCGGCACCGAGGGTGACAAGGTGACGAGCCGCATGATCCGCGATCGCCTGCTGCGCGAGGCGGAGGGCAATGTGGCCCTGAAGATCGAGGAAAGCACCGAGAAGGATTCGTTCTTCGTTTCGGGCCGCGGCGAACTGCAGCTTGCCGTGCTGATCGAGACCATGCGTCGCGAAGGGTTCGAACTGGCCGTGTCGCGCCCGCGCGTCGTCTTCCGCAAGGACGAAGCGACCGGAGAGACGCTGGAGCCGATCGAGGAAGTGGTGATCGACGTCGACGAGGAGTACTCCTCGGTGGTCGTGCAGAAGATGAGCGAGCGCAAGGCCGATATGGTGGAGATGCGCCCGTCCGGCGGCAACCGCCTGCGCCTGGTGTTCTTCGCGCCGACGCGCGGCCTGATCGGCTACCAGTCGGAGCTCCTGACCGACACGCGCGGCACGGCGGTGATGAACCGTCTGTTCCACGACTACCAGCCGCACAAGGGCGAACTGCCCGGTCGGCGCAACGGCGTGCTGATTTCCAACGATATCGGCGAGGCCGTCGCCTACGCGCTTTGGAACCTCGAGGATCGCGGCCCGATGATGATCGAGCCGGGCTGGAAGGTCTACCAGGGCATGATCGTCGGCGAGCACACGCGCGAGAACGACCTCGAAGTCAACGTGCTCAAGGGCAAGAAGCTGACCAACGTCCGCTCGGCCGGCAAGGATGAGGCCGTGCGCCTGACGCCGCCGATCCGCATGACGCTGGAGCGGGCGCTGGCCTGGATCCAGGAAGACGAACTGGTCGAGGTGACGCCCAAGTCGATCCGCCTCAGGAAGACGACGCTCGATCCGATCGAGCGCAAGCGCGAGCGGTCGCGCGACGCGGCGGCCTAA
- a CDS encoding DUF4167 domain-containing protein: protein MRQNQQNKQRMRGRPNRKAPNPLTRSFDSNGPDIKIRGTALHIAEKYTQLARDASSAGDRVMAENYLQHAEHYYRIIAAAQAAQAAAAQGREDDSEDDDFEPIGSDRFEPRQIEIRQPGQFDTNNRQPNEQREPREQREGGYQNRDGQQRDYNRNGDNNRNNGDNNRNGDTNRNSGDANRNNGDANRNGDANRNNGDNGDRQQQDRNEYRRDRRQRFDRFGRDNRGDRQGQNQDNRGGERQQQPAMVPTLADAPQPDVSFPDSPQPVVRAEREPRPAPVATEAGLPAFLLDRQPRASDPAPVTVAERPAPAPAAERPAPVAERPAAEPVREPSPEPVAAAPAEAGAEDEAPRKRVPRRRATTIGTPIASTTRPRTRRAKATTEGSTEGGEG from the coding sequence ATGAGGCAGAACCAGCAGAACAAGCAACGGATGCGCGGCCGGCCCAACCGCAAGGCTCCCAATCCGCTGACCCGGTCGTTCGATTCCAACGGCCCGGACATCAAGATCAGAGGCACCGCCCTTCACATCGCCGAAAAGTACACGCAGCTCGCCCGCGACGCGTCGTCGGCCGGTGACCGGGTGATGGCGGAGAATTACCTCCAGCACGCCGAACACTATTACCGCATCATCGCCGCCGCGCAGGCCGCGCAGGCCGCCGCCGCGCAGGGGCGCGAGGACGACAGCGAGGACGACGATTTCGAGCCGATCGGATCCGACCGTTTCGAACCGCGTCAGATCGAAATCCGCCAACCCGGCCAGTTCGACACCAACAATCGCCAGCCGAACGAGCAGCGTGAGCCGCGCGAGCAACGCGAAGGCGGCTACCAGAACCGCGACGGTCAGCAGCGCGACTACAACCGCAACGGCGACAACAATCGCAACAACGGCGACAACAACCGCAACGGCGATACCAACCGCAACAGCGGCGACGCAAATCGCAACAACGGCGACGCCAATCGCAACGGCGATGCCAACCGCAACAACGGCGACAATGGCGACCGCCAGCAGCAGGACCGCAACGAGTACCGCCGCGACCGCCGCCAGCGTTTCGACCGCTTCGGCCGCGACAATCGCGGCGATCGGCAGGGGCAGAACCAGGACAACCGTGGCGGCGAGCGCCAGCAGCAGCCGGCCATGGTGCCGACGCTGGCCGATGCGCCGCAGCCCGACGTCAGCTTCCCCGATTCGCCGCAGCCAGTCGTCCGCGCCGAGCGCGAGCCGCGTCCGGCACCGGTCGCCACGGAGGCTGGCCTGCCCGCCTTCCTTCTCGATCGTCAGCCGCGCGCTTCCGACCCCGCCCCGGTGACGGTGGCCGAACGGCCCGCGCCTGCGCCGGCTGCGGAGCGTCCCGCTCCGGTCGCCGAGCGCCCCGCCGCCGAACCGGTCCGCGAGCCGTCACCGGAACCGGTAGCCGCCGCTCCGGCCGAGGCAGGAGCCGAGGACGAGGCGCCGCGCAAGCGCGTTCCTCGCCGTCGCGCCACCACCATCGGCACCCCGATCGCCTCGACCACCCGCCCGCGCACCCGCCGCGCCAAGGCGACGACCGAAGGCAGCACCGAGGGCGGCGAAGGCTGA